The following proteins are co-located in the Lentibacillus sp. JNUCC-1 genome:
- a CDS encoding efflux RND transporter permease subunit, with the protein MKLVQTSVKRPVGVIMIVLAIIALGVVSVRSLAIDLFPKIELPIAVVATSYPDAAPEDVEELISRPIEGSVSSIEGIDTIQSQSQPGASLVVMMFKNGTDLDQALLDVREKIDQTKGFLPEQANEPSIIRFNPDQLPLMWVSLTGKEAAELTSIAEDQVVPYLERQGGVASVNIEGAKTREIQIELNETAMQQYGVTAQTITQSLNSTNQSSSVGVVEKGSKNLQLRVVGEFTSVDDIKQTIVQSETGATIQVDDVADVKDTFKKSSSETLVNGKSSVVLSIMKKTDGNPVDVAGNVKDAISDMKGDLSSDVDLDVVIDTSEFIELSINSVVQNILIGGIISIFILLLFLKSIRATLVIGVSIPIAIISTFTLMYFTGETLNVLTLGGLALGLGMMVDSSIVILEHIYTYRQRGYSLKEAAINGASELAPAVIASTTTTLVVFLPIIYVEGIASDLFTPLALAVSFALITSLIAAITLVPMLSSKLLASAMGEEGRRYWFNRFLDKVGNLYQRMLKWVLKFRKITVAATLAIIVGSLALIPMIGAEFIPSADQGQVQISVKTASGTSLEDTEDVVEQINDKITDYESLIETNFVTVGGGDQMGGGAGGSGNTASYMIQLLPASDRDQSTSQVVADIDEDLQGIAGAEITVSTMDGGMSTGDPIQIQLHGPEHGVLRDLSEDVIDELNQIDGVHNPESSASEGLPQMTIKVDESAAAAYGLNQQQITGQVQMKLNGQTATQYREGGEEINVVMKYPEENNRTISDLLDLKIQSPSGAVIPLQEVADLTQTQGPATLTRQNQRPQLNITSGVMDRDLGSVVDDVKKTLNDMPFPEGYDFDIGGQAQDMQESFQDLALALVFSIFLVYAVMAVQFENFLFPFIIMFAMPTTVVGVLLGLFITGIPLSIPGFIGIIMLAGIVVNNSIVLVDYINILRRKGMERYEAILEAGRSRLRPILMTTLTTVLAMVPLALALGEGSETQQPLAVTIIFGLSVSSLFTLLLVPVIYSFFDDFTAKVTRRNKRKKNV; encoded by the coding sequence GTGAAATTAGTTCAAACATCTGTCAAACGGCCCGTCGGCGTCATCATGATCGTCCTTGCGATCATCGCCCTTGGCGTCGTATCGGTCAGAAGTCTTGCGATCGATCTGTTTCCTAAAATAGAACTGCCGATTGCGGTTGTCGCAACAAGCTATCCCGATGCCGCACCGGAAGATGTGGAAGAACTAATCAGCCGCCCGATTGAGGGATCTGTCAGTTCAATTGAAGGGATCGACACAATTCAATCCCAATCCCAGCCTGGGGCCTCGCTGGTTGTTATGATGTTCAAGAATGGCACAGATCTTGATCAAGCGCTCCTTGATGTCAGGGAAAAGATTGATCAGACCAAAGGATTTTTGCCGGAACAAGCCAACGAACCAAGTATTATCCGTTTTAATCCAGACCAGCTTCCGCTCATGTGGGTCAGTCTCACAGGAAAAGAAGCAGCCGAACTGACGAGCATTGCTGAAGATCAGGTTGTCCCTTATCTCGAGCGGCAGGGCGGGGTTGCTTCTGTCAATATTGAAGGGGCAAAAACCCGTGAGATTCAAATTGAACTCAATGAAACAGCGATGCAGCAGTACGGTGTGACGGCACAAACGATTACCCAGTCACTCAACAGCACCAACCAGTCCTCATCTGTCGGTGTGGTAGAGAAGGGAAGTAAAAATCTGCAGCTCCGGGTTGTCGGGGAGTTCACATCAGTTGACGACATTAAACAAACGATTGTTCAATCCGAAACGGGCGCAACGATTCAGGTCGATGATGTTGCGGATGTGAAAGATACGTTTAAAAAATCATCTTCAGAAACACTTGTGAACGGCAAGTCCTCAGTCGTTTTGTCCATCATGAAGAAGACAGATGGCAATCCAGTGGATGTCGCCGGTAATGTGAAGGATGCCATCAGTGACATGAAAGGTGATTTGTCATCAGATGTTGATCTTGATGTGGTGATCGATACCTCGGAATTCATTGAACTCTCGATCAATTCCGTTGTGCAAAACATCCTGATTGGTGGCATTATTTCCATCTTTATCTTGCTGCTATTCCTAAAAAGCATCCGGGCAACACTTGTCATTGGTGTATCGATCCCGATTGCCATTATCTCCACGTTTACCTTGATGTATTTCACTGGAGAAACGCTGAACGTCTTGACACTCGGCGGTTTGGCGCTCGGTCTTGGAATGATGGTCGACAGTTCGATTGTTATTTTAGAGCATATATACACCTACAGGCAACGCGGTTACAGTCTGAAAGAAGCGGCAATTAACGGTGCTTCTGAACTTGCACCAGCCGTAATTGCATCCACGACAACAACATTGGTTGTGTTCCTGCCGATTATTTATGTTGAAGGCATCGCATCAGACCTATTTACACCGCTGGCCTTGGCCGTTTCGTTCGCATTAATCACATCGCTGATTGCCGCGATCACGCTCGTACCGATGCTTTCGTCCAAACTTCTGGCCTCGGCGATGGGAGAAGAAGGACGCCGATACTGGTTTAACCGCTTTTTGGATAAAGTCGGAAACCTCTACCAGCGCATGCTCAAATGGGTACTGAAGTTCCGGAAAATTACCGTTGCCGCGACACTTGCCATTATCGTCGGCAGTCTGGCCCTGATCCCTATGATTGGCGCGGAGTTCATACCTTCCGCAGACCAGGGACAGGTGCAGATATCAGTAAAAACAGCTTCAGGCACCTCACTTGAGGATACAGAAGATGTTGTAGAGCAGATTAACGATAAAATAACAGATTATGAGTCCTTGATCGAAACGAACTTTGTCACAGTTGGCGGTGGCGATCAGATGGGTGGTGGCGCAGGAGGCAGCGGCAATACTGCATCCTACATGATCCAGCTGCTCCCGGCTTCTGACCGTGATCAGTCAACTTCTCAAGTTGTTGCCGATATTGATGAAGATCTGCAAGGTATAGCAGGCGCCGAGATTACCGTCAGTACTATGGACGGCGGCATGAGTACCGGAGATCCGATTCAGATCCAGCTGCACGGCCCTGAACATGGTGTCCTGCGTGATCTTTCAGAAGATGTGATCGATGAACTCAATCAGATCGATGGTGTTCATAATCCGGAAAGCAGCGCCTCTGAAGGCCTCCCGCAAATGACGATCAAGGTGGATGAATCAGCCGCTGCAGCCTACGGGTTAAATCAACAGCAGATTACCGGCCAAGTTCAGATGAAGCTAAACGGTCAGACAGCAACACAATACCGTGAAGGCGGTGAAGAGATCAATGTTGTGATGAAGTATCCGGAAGAGAACAACCGTACCATCAGTGATCTGCTTGACCTGAAAATACAATCTCCTTCCGGTGCAGTGATTCCGCTTCAGGAAGTGGCAGACCTGACACAGACTCAAGGACCTGCTACACTGACAAGACAAAACCAGCGGCCGCAATTAAATATCACGAGTGGGGTCATGGACCGGGATCTGGGCAGTGTGGTCGACGATGTTAAAAAAACCCTGAACGACATGCCTTTTCCTGAAGGCTATGATTTTGACATTGGCGGGCAAGCGCAGGATATGCAGGAGTCCTTCCAGGATCTGGCTCTGGCACTCGTATTCTCGATCTTCTTGGTGTATGCAGTCATGGCGGTGCAGTTTGAAAACTTCCTGTTCCCGTTCATTATCATGTTTGCTATGCCAACGACAGTCGTCGGGGTGTTGCTCGGGCTCTTTATAACCGGCATTCCATTGAGCATTCCAGGCTTTATTGGGATCATCATGCTCGCCGGGATCGTGGTCAACAACTCGATTGTGCTCGTCGATTATATTAATATATTGCGGCGAAAAGGAATGGAACGTTACGAAGCGATTCTGGAAGCCGGCCGCAGCCGTTTGCGTCCGATCTTGATGACGACATTAACGACCGTTCTGGCAATGGTTCCGCTGGCACTTGCTCTTGGTGAAGGGTCCGAAACCCAGCAGCCGCTGGCAGTGACCATCATCTTCGGTCTCAGCGTTTCCAGCTTGTTCACACTACTGCTCGTACCAGTCATCTACTCATTCTTTGATGACTTCACAGCAAAAGTGACACGACGGAACAAACGTAAGAAGAATGTTTAA
- a CDS encoding efflux RND transporter periplasmic adaptor subunit, with protein sequence MKKVYLMIAMLFVVGLLAACNGENEDNAEENDEQRPTPVHTAEVSEGDLVVNRTMTGRTSPSSTTPVMLPQPGEIDSLEVENGDTVEEDDKLATLASRAGKQTIKAPKAGTIINLSANEGDMVSAEEPFAIVADLDEMTAEFGVTSNVLDLIKKDKTYELTFQGETYEADVTEKSVMPNDQGLYTAKVSIENKGNVLLPGMVVQMMVPEKRVKDSVLIPTEALVEESDGAYVYVVSDGKVTKTEIETEEIQSDKTAVKSGLKTGDQVVVTGQTSLADGSEVEVVKEGESS encoded by the coding sequence ATGAAAAAAGTATACTTAATGATTGCAATGCTGTTTGTAGTGGGGCTTCTGGCCGCATGTAACGGAGAAAACGAGGATAATGCTGAGGAAAATGATGAGCAGCGCCCAACACCGGTACACACAGCTGAGGTTTCGGAAGGAGATTTGGTCGTTAATCGAACCATGACAGGCCGCACATCTCCATCAAGTACGACACCGGTCATGCTTCCACAACCAGGAGAGATTGATTCACTTGAAGTGGAGAACGGTGACACGGTTGAAGAAGATGACAAATTAGCTACCCTGGCAAGCCGGGCAGGCAAGCAAACCATTAAAGCACCAAAAGCCGGGACCATCATTAACTTGAGTGCCAATGAAGGTGACATGGTTTCTGCCGAAGAACCTTTTGCCATAGTGGCTGATCTCGATGAAATGACAGCCGAGTTTGGCGTAACATCAAACGTTCTGGACTTAATCAAAAAAGACAAAACCTATGAGCTGACGTTCCAAGGCGAGACGTATGAAGCCGACGTTACTGAAAAAAGCGTGATGCCGAATGACCAGGGTCTGTACACGGCGAAAGTATCTATTGAAAACAAAGGTAATGTTCTGCTCCCGGGGATGGTCGTGCAAATGATGGTACCTGAAAAACGCGTAAAAGATTCTGTCCTAATTCCAACAGAAGCACTTGTTGAAGAGAGTGACGGAGCTTACGTTTATGTTGTTTCAGACGGAAAAGTAACTAAAACTGAAATTGAAACTGAAGAAATTCAGTCAGATAAAACAGCCGTCAAGTCTGGTTTGAAAACAGGCGACCAGGTTGTGGTGACAGGACAAACGTCACTTGCAGACGGCAGTGAAGTTGAGGTTGTGAAGGAAGGAGAGTCATCGTGA
- a CDS encoding TetR/AcrR family transcriptional regulator, translating to MNDKQMLLMSSGMKLFADKGYHNTSVQEIAAAAGMSKGSFYLYFQSKEDFLTKVIQYYYKEIINRLEAIKNHNDFDARASFAAQISVLANYVYTYKDFIRMHIRENIPAGQYTDQLVNQMKVHNFHWLKDNLLAIYGPSVNDCLIDTIIQSDGLMNGYFKWMVTDGLQIDTEQTGNYIVERIDNLIQGMLADSSPPLITAENLPDIYTDHFADVNGESLMDLIEQAKAAVYETDLSADRQAELLEAADMIAVSAKEEQPSTMVIKGMLAYFQAEPALKPFAVKIADRLQIKLIQ from the coding sequence ATGAATGACAAACAGATGCTTCTTATGAGTTCCGGTATGAAGTTATTTGCAGACAAAGGGTATCATAACACGTCAGTGCAGGAAATTGCTGCAGCGGCGGGGATGTCCAAAGGTTCTTTTTACTTGTACTTTCAATCAAAAGAGGACTTTCTTACCAAAGTGATTCAGTATTATTATAAAGAAATCATTAATAGGCTGGAAGCCATTAAAAATCACAACGATTTTGATGCGAGGGCCAGCTTTGCAGCGCAAATCAGTGTTCTAGCCAATTATGTTTACACATATAAAGACTTTATCAGGATGCACATTAGAGAAAACATTCCAGCCGGACAGTATACTGACCAGTTGGTCAACCAAATGAAAGTCCATAATTTTCACTGGCTGAAAGATAACCTTCTGGCCATTTACGGACCTTCTGTCAATGACTGTTTGATCGACACGATTATTCAAAGTGATGGGCTGATGAACGGGTACTTTAAATGGATGGTCACAGATGGTCTGCAAATAGATACAGAACAGACAGGCAACTATATCGTTGAGCGGATCGATAATCTGATTCAGGGTATGCTGGCAGATTCATCGCCACCGCTGATAACGGCAGAAAATCTGCCTGACATCTATACAGATCACTTTGCAGATGTCAACGGGGAAAGCCTTATGGACCTTATTGAGCAAGCTAAAGCAGCGGTTTATGAGACAGATTTATCCGCTGATCGTCAGGCAGAACTTTTGGAAGCAGCCGATATGATTGCTGTGTCGGCCAAAGAGGAGCAACCCAGCACGATGGTCATTAAGGGGATGCTTGCTTATTTTCAAGCAGAACCGGCTCTAAAGCCGTTTGCGGTAAAAATTGCGGATCGGCTTCAAATAAAACTGATACAATAA
- a CDS encoding competence protein ComK has protein sequence MGRYAYKITPFTKAIQSYDSSFYKARVYEGNRWIKVAKTTEKILEDSCFANKSTLNGRRDYARKLLNVTYKVPIPIIPHLGVFMFPIITKRNKQCYWIALDLIERYEKLEPDTVRIQFRDGTFLHLDTSLDTFQKQYQRTAQLKIMMNRPSYYDELDPLFD, from the coding sequence ATGGGACGTTATGCTTACAAAATTACACCCTTTACAAAGGCTATTCAGTCGTATGATTCTTCATTTTATAAGGCACGTGTCTATGAAGGGAACAGATGGATTAAAGTGGCCAAAACCACTGAAAAGATTTTAGAAGACAGTTGTTTTGCGAACAAATCGACCTTGAATGGACGTCGTGATTATGCCAGGAAACTCCTTAATGTTACCTACAAAGTTCCTATCCCCATAATTCCGCATCTCGGTGTGTTCATGTTTCCCATTATTACCAAGCGTAATAAGCAATGTTACTGGATCGCGCTTGACCTTATTGAACGTTATGAAAAGTTAGAGCCTGACACAGTAAGGATCCAATTCAGAGATGGGACCTTCCTTCACTTAGACACTTCATTAGACACGTTTCAAAAGCAATATCAAAGGACAGCCCAACTTAAAATCATGATGAACCGACCCTCTTATTATGACGAGCTTGACCCGCTTTTTGATTGA
- a CDS encoding YjfB family protein, whose translation MDIAALSVVMANQQTKADASMMVLNRTKNVMEEQGAQLVQMLEASAPQAPHPNLGSQVDLSV comes from the coding sequence ATGGATATTGCAGCACTTTCTGTCGTCATGGCGAATCAACAGACAAAAGCCGATGCGAGCATGATGGTTCTCAACCGAACAAAAAACGTCATGGAAGAGCAAGGTGCCCAGCTTGTACAAATGCTTGAAGCTTCAGCACCACAAGCACCTCATCCCAACCTTGGCAGTCAGGTGGATCTGTCGGTTTAG
- the fabZ gene encoding 3-hydroxyacyl-ACP dehydratase FabZ: MDIEEIKQTIPHRYPFLLVDRVLEVEEGKRVVALKNVTVNEPSFQGHFPDYPVMPGVLIIEALAQTGAIAVLGREENQGKIGFLAGIDKCRFKRQVKPGDQLQLEVEITRLKGPVGKGKGIATVDGEVACEAEIMFAIQ; encoded by the coding sequence ATGGATATTGAAGAAATTAAGCAAACAATTCCGCACCGCTACCCTTTTTTACTGGTGGACCGTGTGCTTGAAGTGGAAGAAGGCAAGCGCGTCGTCGCATTGAAAAATGTAACCGTGAATGAACCATCTTTCCAGGGGCATTTTCCAGATTATCCGGTCATGCCAGGTGTTTTAATTATAGAAGCACTTGCTCAAACAGGAGCCATTGCTGTGTTGGGACGTGAGGAAAATCAAGGGAAGATCGGCTTTCTCGCCGGTATTGATAAGTGCCGCTTTAAGCGTCAGGTCAAGCCAGGCGACCAGCTCCAGCTTGAAGTGGAGATCACCCGTCTGAAAGGGCCTGTTGGAAAAGGTAAAGGAATTGCGACTGTGGACGGCGAAGTTGCCTGTGAAGCTGAGATTATGTTTGCCATTCAGTAA
- a CDS encoding DNA-directed RNA polymerase subunit beta, with product MKRRLLPIWLRLIIVLVLAVAALILGLGIGYSVLGDGSFKEIFDRETWQHIIDIVEKEK from the coding sequence GTGAAAAGACGTCTATTGCCGATCTGGCTCCGTTTGATTATTGTTTTGGTGCTGGCGGTTGCTGCGCTGATTTTAGGACTTGGAATTGGGTACAGTGTTCTTGGTGATGGCTCTTTTAAAGAGATATTTGACAGGGAAACATGGCAGCATATTATCGATATTGTAGAAAAGGAAAAGTAG
- a CDS encoding flagellar hook-basal body protein, which translates to MSQTMIQAAVTMRGLQQKLDVIGHNMSNSQTTGYKHRQADFSSLLFQQINNMTDPANAEGRVTPDGIRIGSGAKLDDITIDLTPGAQKPTDRELDTALLKDNHLFQIQVTENGTSETLYTRDGAFYLSPMADGSVLLTTKDGNPVLGENGPIEIANGFDDIAIQPNGVIEVSRQGVTETAGRLAIVEAVRPRLLETAGANAFRMPDAETLGYNFDDVIQVVNPQGDLIKSGALEASNVDVAKQMTDMMMTQRAYQFNARTISMSDQMSGLVNQLRS; encoded by the coding sequence ATGTCGCAAACCATGATACAGGCCGCCGTAACGATGCGGGGACTTCAGCAAAAGCTGGATGTGATCGGGCATAATATGTCAAACAGTCAAACGACCGGTTATAAGCACCGTCAAGCCGATTTCTCTTCCCTTTTGTTTCAGCAAATCAATAATATGACAGACCCTGCCAATGCGGAGGGTCGCGTGACACCAGACGGGATTCGGATTGGGTCAGGTGCCAAGTTGGATGATATCACGATCGATCTCACACCAGGTGCACAAAAACCGACAGATCGGGAGCTTGATACAGCTTTGCTCAAGGACAACCATCTATTTCAAATCCAAGTGACGGAGAATGGCACGTCAGAAACGCTTTATACGCGAGATGGCGCATTCTATCTCAGTCCGATGGCGGATGGCAGTGTGCTGCTGACGACAAAAGACGGAAATCCTGTCCTGGGGGAGAATGGACCGATTGAAATTGCAAACGGCTTTGATGATATTGCCATTCAGCCAAACGGTGTTATTGAAGTTTCACGCCAAGGGGTGACTGAAACAGCAGGACGTCTTGCCATTGTAGAAGCTGTTCGCCCCCGTTTATTGGAAACTGCCGGGGCCAATGCTTTCCGAATGCCTGATGCTGAGACCCTCGGCTACAATTTCGATGACGTTATTCAGGTGGTTAACCCACAGGGCGACCTCATCAAAAGCGGAGCATTGGAAGCGTCCAACGTTGATGTGGCCAAACAGATGACAGACATGATGATGACACAGCGCGCCTACCAATTCAACGCTCGGACAATCTCGATGTCAGATCAGATGTCCGGTTTAGTCAACCAGCTCAGGTCATAA
- a CDS encoding flagellar hook-basal body protein yields the protein MLRGFYTVASGMQAQQRRQEVLSNNMANVNTPGYKADDAAIRAFPEMLTYHMGKKTIPVSHSFNIPVNEQIGSFNTGVYVQETIPNHAQGDIRETNVSTDLALVNGKVPDETGSLFFTVQLENGDTAYTRNGHFTVDQDGYLTAGSGHYVLDSAGNRIQTDGMTFTVSSNGVVTTAAGNTAELGMSYAADANDLVKDDYGFFTGDAGEVPAGAEFTIQQGALEGSNVDAMQTMTEMMSAYRSFEMNQRVLKAYDQSMGKAVSEIGRIG from the coding sequence ATGTTAAGAGGCTTTTATACCGTTGCAAGCGGCATGCAGGCTCAGCAGCGTCGGCAGGAAGTGTTATCAAACAATATGGCCAATGTCAACACGCCGGGCTATAAAGCGGATGATGCAGCCATTCGTGCGTTTCCGGAGATGCTCACGTATCATATGGGAAAAAAGACGATTCCGGTATCGCATTCGTTTAACATCCCTGTAAATGAGCAAATTGGATCGTTCAATACAGGGGTTTATGTTCAGGAAACGATCCCGAACCATGCACAAGGCGATATCCGGGAAACAAACGTTTCGACAGATCTCGCGCTTGTAAATGGGAAGGTGCCGGATGAAACGGGGAGCCTTTTTTTCACCGTCCAACTGGAAAATGGGGATACAGCCTATACACGCAATGGGCACTTCACTGTTGATCAGGACGGGTATTTAACAGCGGGTTCCGGACATTATGTGCTGGACAGCGCCGGCAATCGGATACAAACAGACGGTATGACGTTTACGGTCTCTTCAAATGGTGTTGTCACGACAGCGGCAGGCAATACTGCTGAACTTGGCATGAGTTATGCAGCGGATGCGAACGATCTTGTTAAAGATGACTATGGATTTTTTACAGGGGATGCAGGTGAAGTGCCTGCTGGAGCTGAATTTACCATTCAGCAAGGGGCCTTGGAAGGTTCGAATGTTGATGCCATGCAGACTATGACCGAAATGATGAGCGCTTACCGCTCTTTTGAAATGAACCAGCGTGTGTTAAAAGCCTATGACCAGAGCATGGGTAAAGCAGTAAGTGAGATTGGACGAATCGGGTAG